In a genomic window of Salvelinus fontinalis isolate EN_2023a chromosome 7, ASM2944872v1, whole genome shotgun sequence:
- the LOC129859356 gene encoding nuclear receptor-binding protein 2-like isoform X2 has protein sequence MGRDFAFLSSAGSWFHHGVPGLRRAWTGLSGSCPPVGISQGNVPGVESASLAMDTEEGVEVVWNEVLFNDRKVFKAQEEKIKEMFENLMQVEHPNIVKFHKYWLDMKESRARVIFITEYMSSGSLKQFLKKTKKNHKTMNVKAWKRWCTQILSALSYLHSCEPPIIHGNLTCDTIFIQHNGLIKIGSVWHRLFVNVFPEASVHGKVRPNRDEQRNLHFFSPEYGLAEDDYAIDIFSFGICALEMAVLEIQANGDAVVSKEAITNAGQSLEDPLMREFTQSCVRHEAKQRPTAHDLLFHRVLFEVHSLKLLAAHCLISNQYLLPENCVEEKTKSFDPNGLMAEIKHGNRPGVQLKYSHVSPLELDKFLEDVKNGIYPLMNFASSRPHPVPRALSLSHEQVETVKSPTPEPQETESRKVIQMHCNLESNEEGTKTHLSLFLKMDDKLHRQLSCDILPTDSSKDLANELVHYAFISEEDCGKLAGFLEDALTRHKGKALASGITQ, from the exons ATCAGTCAAGGTAATGTCCCCGGTGTTGAGAGTGCGTCGCTGGCCATGGACACAGAGGAGGGAGTCGAGGTGGTGTGGAATGAGGTGCTTTTCAATGACAGGAAGGTCTTCAAGGCACAGGAG GAGAAGATTAAAGAGATGTTTGAGAACCTGATGCAGGTTGAGCACCCAAACATAGTCAAGTTCCATAAGTACTGGCTGGACATGAAAGAGAGTCGAGCTCGG GTCATCTTTATCACAGAGTACATGTCCTCAGGCAGCCTCAAGCAATTTCTCAAGAAAACCAAGAAAAACCATAAGACCATGAACGTCAAG GCTTGGAAGCGATGGTGTACCCAAATTCTCTCTGCCCTCAG TTACCTGCACTCCTGTGAACCGCCCATTATCCATGGCAACCTGACCTGTGACACCATCTTTATCCAACACAATGGCCTCATCAAGATTGGCTCAG TATGGCACCGGCTGTTTGTGAATG TGTTTCCGGAGGCCAGTGTTCATGGTAAAGTCCGCCCCAACCGAGACGAACAGAGGAACCTGCACTTCTTCTCTCCTGAATATGGCT TGGCTGAGGATGACTATGCTATTGACATCTTCTCCTTCGGGATCTGTGCTCTGGAG ATGGCTGTCCTGGAAATACAGGCTAATGGAGATGCTGTTGTGTCCAAGGAGGCCATCACCAACGCAGGCCAGTCTCTGGAGGATCCCCTCATGAGA GAGTTTACTCAGTCGTGTGTGCGTCACGAGGCCAAGCAGCGTCCCACAGCCCACGACCTGCTCTTCCACCGCGTGCTGTTTGAGGTTCACTCCCTCAAGCTACTGGCTGCCCACTGCCTCATCAGCAACCAGT ACCTGCTGCCAGAGAACTGTGTGGAGGAGAAGACCAAGTCCTTTGACCCCAACGGTCTCATGGCAGAAATCAAACATGGCAACCGGCCTGGTGTTCAGCTCAAGTATTCCCATGTGTCTCCTTTGGAGCTGGACAAGTTCCTTGAGGACGTCAA GAATGGGATATACCCCCTCATGAACTTTGCATCGTCGCGGCCCCACCCCGTACCCCGTGCCCTATCCCTGTCCCACGAACAGGTGGAGACGGTGAAGTCCCCCACCCCTGAGCCccaagagacagagagcagaaag GTGATTCAGATGCACTGTAACTTGGAGTCAAATGAAGAAGGGACCAAAACTCAT CTCTCTCTGTTTCTTAAGATGGACGACAAGCTCCATCGACAACTTAGCTGTGACATCCTTCCGA CTGACAGCTCCAAAGACCTTGCCAATGAACTTGTTCACTACGCCTTTATAAGTGAG GAGGACTGTGGGAAGCTGGCAGGATTCCTTGAGGACGCGCTCACCAGACACAAGGGCAAAGCGCTGGCCTCTGGGATCACACAGTGA
- the LOC129859356 gene encoding nuclear receptor-binding protein 2-like isoform X1 — protein sequence MTMSVPERNSGSEGKEEESEDESEILEESPCGRWQKRKEQISQGNVPGVESASLAMDTEEGVEVVWNEVLFNDRKVFKAQEEKIKEMFENLMQVEHPNIVKFHKYWLDMKESRARVIFITEYMSSGSLKQFLKKTKKNHKTMNVKAWKRWCTQILSALSYLHSCEPPIIHGNLTCDTIFIQHNGLIKIGSVWHRLFVNVFPEASVHGKVRPNRDEQRNLHFFSPEYGLAEDDYAIDIFSFGICALEMAVLEIQANGDAVVSKEAITNAGQSLEDPLMREFTQSCVRHEAKQRPTAHDLLFHRVLFEVHSLKLLAAHCLISNQYLLPENCVEEKTKSFDPNGLMAEIKHGNRPGVQLKYSHVSPLELDKFLEDVKNGIYPLMNFASSRPHPVPRALSLSHEQVETVKSPTPEPQETESRKVIQMHCNLESNEEGTKTHLSLFLKMDDKLHRQLSCDILPTDSSKDLANELVHYAFISEEDCGKLAGFLEDALTRHKGKALASGITQ from the exons ATCAGTCAAGGTAATGTCCCCGGTGTTGAGAGTGCGTCGCTGGCCATGGACACAGAGGAGGGAGTCGAGGTGGTGTGGAATGAGGTGCTTTTCAATGACAGGAAGGTCTTCAAGGCACAGGAG GAGAAGATTAAAGAGATGTTTGAGAACCTGATGCAGGTTGAGCACCCAAACATAGTCAAGTTCCATAAGTACTGGCTGGACATGAAAGAGAGTCGAGCTCGG GTCATCTTTATCACAGAGTACATGTCCTCAGGCAGCCTCAAGCAATTTCTCAAGAAAACCAAGAAAAACCATAAGACCATGAACGTCAAG GCTTGGAAGCGATGGTGTACCCAAATTCTCTCTGCCCTCAG TTACCTGCACTCCTGTGAACCGCCCATTATCCATGGCAACCTGACCTGTGACACCATCTTTATCCAACACAATGGCCTCATCAAGATTGGCTCAG TATGGCACCGGCTGTTTGTGAATG TGTTTCCGGAGGCCAGTGTTCATGGTAAAGTCCGCCCCAACCGAGACGAACAGAGGAACCTGCACTTCTTCTCTCCTGAATATGGCT TGGCTGAGGATGACTATGCTATTGACATCTTCTCCTTCGGGATCTGTGCTCTGGAG ATGGCTGTCCTGGAAATACAGGCTAATGGAGATGCTGTTGTGTCCAAGGAGGCCATCACCAACGCAGGCCAGTCTCTGGAGGATCCCCTCATGAGA GAGTTTACTCAGTCGTGTGTGCGTCACGAGGCCAAGCAGCGTCCCACAGCCCACGACCTGCTCTTCCACCGCGTGCTGTTTGAGGTTCACTCCCTCAAGCTACTGGCTGCCCACTGCCTCATCAGCAACCAGT ACCTGCTGCCAGAGAACTGTGTGGAGGAGAAGACCAAGTCCTTTGACCCCAACGGTCTCATGGCAGAAATCAAACATGGCAACCGGCCTGGTGTTCAGCTCAAGTATTCCCATGTGTCTCCTTTGGAGCTGGACAAGTTCCTTGAGGACGTCAA GAATGGGATATACCCCCTCATGAACTTTGCATCGTCGCGGCCCCACCCCGTACCCCGTGCCCTATCCCTGTCCCACGAACAGGTGGAGACGGTGAAGTCCCCCACCCCTGAGCCccaagagacagagagcagaaag GTGATTCAGATGCACTGTAACTTGGAGTCAAATGAAGAAGGGACCAAAACTCAT CTCTCTCTGTTTCTTAAGATGGACGACAAGCTCCATCGACAACTTAGCTGTGACATCCTTCCGA CTGACAGCTCCAAAGACCTTGCCAATGAACTTGTTCACTACGCCTTTATAAGTGAG GAGGACTGTGGGAAGCTGGCAGGATTCCTTGAGGACGCGCTCACCAGACACAAGGGCAAAGCGCTGGCCTCTGGGATCACACAGTGA